The following proteins are co-located in the Hevea brasiliensis isolate MT/VB/25A 57/8 chromosome 11, ASM3005281v1, whole genome shotgun sequence genome:
- the LOC131170691 gene encoding probable terpene synthase 13 yields MDLKMNFIACNISENHTLRSGPSNEINYLVGCIGDDIRIEYEKKIKAFKNILKKQGKDAEFQSLAMVDAIQRLGVEHLFQEEIDATLQGHYMMMPKTHNDTDLHEVALRFRLLRQEGYYVPAGVFDRFKGEDGKFKKELTHEIKGLMALYEASQLRIEGEDILDEAGDYSYQLLHSYMTSLDYPEARAIEHTLKHPHYKSHPMFFAKHFITNLQGANGWMNELQELAKFDFTMVQSQHQQEILRISEWWKELGLNKELKFARDQPLKWWIWSTTALTDPSLSEQRIDLVKPISFVYMIDDIFDVYGTLDDLTLFTQVVDRWDIAATEQLPDYMRICFNALDNVTNEISFKVYKRHGWNPLLSLRKTWASLCNAFLEEAKWFASGDLPNSEEYLKNGNLSSGVHAVLVHLFFLLGEGITKENVELIDANPGIINSTARILRLWDDLGSAKDENQDGYDGSYVECYLKEHQGCSVESARKHVHQMISETWKQLNKECLFQNPFSLTFTKACLNVARMVPLMYSYDENYRLLILEEHISSLLHESVSM; encoded by the exons ATGGACTTGAAGATGAACTTCATTGCTTGTAACATTTCCGAAAATCACACATTGCGTTCTGGTCCTTCCAATGAAATAAACTATCTGGTTGGCTGCATTGGG GATGATATTCGCATTGAGTACGAGAAAAAAATTAAGGCATTCAAGAATATTCTGAAAAAACAAGGAAAAGATGCTGAATTTCAAAGTCTGGCTATGGTTGATGCTATCCAACGTCTTGGGGTTGAGCATCTTTTCCAGGAGGAAATTGACGCAACTTTACAAGGGCACTATATGATGATGCCTAAGACTCATAATGACACTGATCTCCATGAGGTTGCCCTTCGCTTTCGACTCTTGAGACAAGAGGGTTACTATGTTCCTGCAG GAGTGTTCGACAGGTTTAAGGGCGAGGATGGGAAATTTAAGAAAGAACTAACTCATGAAATCAAGGGATTAATGGCTTTATACGAAGCTTCACAGCTTCGTATAGAAGGAGAAGATATACTTGATGAAGCTGGAGACTATAGTTACCAGCTTTTGCATTCATACATGACAAGTCTTGACTATCCTGAAGCCAGAGCAATAGAGCATACGTTGAAGCATCCCCACTATAAAAGTCACCCAATGTTCTTCGCCAAACACTTCATTACAAATTTGCAAGGGGCTAATGGGTGGATGAATGAATTACAAGAACTTGCAAAATTCGATTTTACGATGGTTCAATCTCAACACCAACAAGAAATTCTTCGAATTTCAGA gtGGTGGAAAGAGTTGGGCCTGAACAAAGAGTTGAAGTTTGCAAGAGACCAACCACTTAAATGGTGGATATGGTCGACGACAGCCCTCACAGATCCAAGCTTGTCAGAGCAAAGGATAGATCTCGTAAAACCCATATCTTTTGTTTACATGATAGATGATATTTTTGATGTTTATGGGACGCTGGATGACCTCACTCTCTTCACCCAAGTTGTCGACAG ATGGGACATTGCTGCCACTGAACAGCTACCAGACTACATGAGGATATGTTTCAATGCTCTTGACAACGTCACCAATGAAATTAGCTTCAAGGTCTATAAACGGCATGGCTGGAATCCTCTACTTTCTCTACGAAAAACG TGGGCAAGTTTGTGCAATGCATTTCTAGAAGAAGCAAAATGGTTTGCTTCAGGTGATTTGCCAAATTCAGAAGAGTACTTGAAGAATGGGAATTTGAGTTCAGGTGTACATGCTGTTCTTGTTCACCTTTTCTTTCTGTTGGGTGAAGGTATAACCAAGGAAAATGTGGAATTGATCGATGCCAATCCAGGCATAATAAATTCTACTGCCAGAATTCTTCGGCTCTGGGATGACTTGGGAAGTGCCAAG GATGAGAATCAGGATGGCTATGATGGATCATACGTGGAATGTTACTTGAAGGAACACCAAGGATGTTCAGTGGAAAGTGCGAGAAAACATGTCCACCAGATGATTTCAGAGACCTGGAAACAACTCAACAAGGAATGCCtttttcaaaatccattttcactcACTTTCACCAAGGCCTGTCTTAATGTTGCAAGGATGGTTCCTTTGATGTACAGTTATGATGAAAACTATCGCCTTCTGATTCTCGAGGAGCATATCAGTTCCCTCCTCCATGAAAGTGTCTCCATGTGA